Proteins co-encoded in one Sulfurospirillum arsenophilum NBRC 109478 genomic window:
- a CDS encoding RNA-binding S4 domain-containing protein yields the protein MRVDKFLNSTNITKRRAVSEDMCKNGVISINGVVAKPAKDVKVGDIITINYLEKAVKYEVLQIPESKTIPKTKQNEYVREV from the coding sequence ATGAGAGTCGATAAATTTTTAAACAGTACTAATATTACAAAACGTCGTGCAGTCTCAGAAGATATGTGCAAAAATGGCGTCATAAGCATCAATGGTGTGGTTGCAAAGCCTGCTAAAGATGTCAAAGTAGGCGATATTATTACCATCAATTATCTTGAAAAAGCAGTAAAATACGAGGTTTTGCAAATTCCTGAGAGCAAAACCATTCCAAAAACGAAACAAAACGAATATGTAAGGGAAGTTTGA
- the tsaE gene encoding tRNA (adenosine(37)-N6)-threonylcarbamoyltransferase complex ATPase subunit type 1 TsaE, whose product MSLTYEKVCDLAHLNAFAKEIHVKLGNSGVLLLRGNLASGKTAFVKAFAKALGIEEAISSPTFSILHEYEGKLFHYDIYQCGTDGFLKSGLIEKFDLEGYHLIEWGDAEFEKLLHHFGVGYSTIDIETMDLKRNYKVHMNAYA is encoded by the coding sequence ATGAGTTTAACGTATGAAAAAGTGTGTGATTTAGCACACTTAAATGCTTTTGCCAAAGAAATACACGTAAAGCTTGGAAATTCAGGTGTTCTTCTTTTACGAGGAAATCTTGCCAGTGGAAAGACTGCTTTTGTGAAAGCATTTGCAAAAGCGTTAGGCATAGAAGAGGCTATCTCTTCACCAACATTTTCAATTTTACATGAGTACGAGGGAAAGCTTTTTCACTATGATATTTATCAATGTGGAACGGATGGATTTCTCAAAAGTGGACTGATAGAAAAATTTGATTTGGAAGGTTATCATCTCATTGAATGGGGTGATGCTGAGTTTGAAAAATTATTGCACCATTTTGGTGTAGGTTACAGTACAATTGACATAGAAACAATGGATTTAAAACGCAACTACAAGGTTCACATGAATGCATACGCTTAA
- a CDS encoding RNA polymerase factor sigma-54 gives MKLRVSGTQTTKQKFSSTLRGWLPILQANLDSLVETLEPFVQENPFISVKSGSETPDKRFEKKSFFSEAAKTSVSDTIEALTLDKKSLFQTLFEQVNPPLFPTEKSQRIAYEIIENINSEGYFEVQGLAEIAKKLAVSVVEVEKIRQRFAYLDPLGIGALDLKETFLFQLQDLSLENDLYSMVEKLIINFENIESFSKESLFHEALNIIKRFHNPPAIDFLEDEKEVIPDIFIYDLAGAIEVRINDAYYPEVIIDTEGLDENHSFVSQKIKDAKDLIDALEMRKATLYKIGLMIVEYQYDFFFGKAIKPMKLKDLADDLGRNPSTISRAIAGKYLSCSRGVIPLKQFFATAVEEDISNSAIKEYMVELVKNESKLKPLSDIKLLELIESKFNIKMVRRTITKYRQQFNIASSSERKKLYTLKF, from the coding sequence TTGAAACTTAGGGTTTCTGGCACACAAACAACCAAACAAAAGTTCTCCTCAACGCTAAGAGGCTGGCTTCCCATACTTCAAGCCAATCTCGATAGCTTAGTAGAAACACTAGAACCTTTTGTACAAGAAAACCCCTTCATTAGTGTCAAATCAGGTTCTGAAACACCCGATAAACGGTTTGAGAAAAAAAGCTTTTTCTCTGAAGCGGCTAAAACATCCGTTTCGGATACTATAGAAGCGTTAACACTGGATAAAAAATCTCTTTTTCAAACACTCTTTGAACAGGTGAATCCACCTCTTTTCCCAACAGAAAAATCGCAGCGTATAGCCTATGAAATTATCGAAAATATTAACTCAGAGGGTTATTTTGAAGTACAAGGACTTGCCGAAATCGCTAAAAAATTGGCTGTTTCTGTAGTTGAAGTTGAAAAAATTAGACAACGTTTTGCTTACCTAGACCCTTTGGGTATAGGAGCGCTTGATCTTAAAGAGACTTTTTTATTTCAGCTCCAAGATCTCTCTTTAGAAAATGATCTTTATTCGATGGTTGAAAAGCTTATTATTAACTTTGAAAACATCGAATCTTTTAGCAAAGAGTCTCTGTTTCATGAAGCACTGAACATCATAAAACGTTTTCACAACCCCCCTGCTATCGACTTTTTAGAAGATGAAAAAGAGGTCATTCCTGATATTTTTATTTACGATTTAGCAGGAGCCATCGAAGTGCGAATCAATGATGCGTACTATCCTGAAGTGATTATTGACACGGAAGGGCTTGATGAGAACCATAGTTTTGTTTCTCAAAAAATCAAAGATGCTAAAGATCTTATTGATGCATTAGAGATGCGTAAAGCAACACTTTATAAGATTGGTTTGATGATTGTGGAGTATCAGTATGACTTCTTCTTTGGAAAAGCAATCAAGCCTATGAAACTCAAAGATTTGGCTGATGATTTAGGACGTAACCCTTCGACCATTTCTCGTGCCATTGCTGGCAAATACCTTTCATGTTCTCGCGGTGTTATTCCTTTGAAACAGTTTTTTGCAACAGCCGTGGAAGAGGATATTTCTAACAGTGCGATTAAAGAGTATATGGTGGAATTGGTGAAAAATGAGAGTAAACTAAAGCCACTTAGCGACATTAAACTCTTAGAACTCATTGAGTCAAAATTCAACATCAAAATGGTGCGACGTACGATTACAAAGTACCGTCAGCAGTTTAACATTGCTAGCTCATCCGAGCGTAAAAAACTCTATACCCTTAAATTCTAA
- the trpD gene encoding anthranilate phosphoribosyltransferase has translation MNYQEAYKQFNALFENELSSEEAAQFLVELYDRGESFEEIAAAANVMREHSVKLDIPEHLKAEIIDIVGTGGDKSGTFNISTTTSIVLASLGCKVAKHGSGSATSLSGSADVLKALGLNLALPPEKQIKMLEECGFVFMFAMNHHPCMKHIMPIRRSLSHRTIFNMLGPLANPAGAQKQMVGVFHVDYIERFSKALRELGTLKSMVVSSLDGLDEVSICSVSRYTMIENKIITEGEIDPQRYGFKLAPLEAIKGGESVENAEITRAILRGDEKGSKLDIVLLNGAAALMVDGRARDMQEGIEMMRDAIASKKAWDKLGEIIKLSYLV, from the coding sequence ATGAACTACCAAGAAGCCTATAAACAGTTTAACGCGCTCTTTGAAAATGAGCTAAGCAGCGAAGAAGCGGCACAATTTTTAGTCGAACTTTATGATCGAGGCGAAAGCTTTGAAGAGATTGCCGCAGCAGCTAACGTTATGCGTGAGCATAGTGTTAAGTTAGACATTCCAGAGCATTTAAAAGCAGAAATCATTGACATTGTAGGAACAGGTGGCGATAAAAGTGGTACGTTTAATATTTCGACTACAACGTCTATCGTCTTAGCCTCGCTGGGCTGTAAAGTTGCCAAACATGGTAGCGGTTCAGCAACTTCACTCTCCGGTAGTGCTGATGTCCTTAAAGCTTTGGGGCTTAATCTTGCATTGCCACCTGAAAAACAGATTAAGATGCTTGAGGAGTGCGGTTTTGTCTTTATGTTTGCAATGAACCATCATCCTTGCATGAAACATATTATGCCAATTCGTAGAAGTCTCTCACACCGTACTATTTTCAATATGTTAGGACCGCTTGCCAATCCCGCAGGTGCTCAAAAACAGATGGTCGGCGTGTTTCATGTGGATTATATTGAGCGTTTTAGTAAGGCTTTAAGAGAGCTTGGAACGCTTAAAAGTATGGTCGTAAGCTCATTAGATGGCTTAGATGAAGTGAGCATCTGTTCTGTATCACGTTACACTATGATTGAAAATAAGATTATCACTGAAGGTGAAATTGACCCTCAAAGGTATGGTTTTAAACTAGCTCCACTGGAAGCTATCAAAGGTGGTGAAAGTGTTGAAAATGCCGAGATCACACGCGCAATTTTACGAGGGGATGAAAAAGGTTCCAAACTTGACATCGTCTTATTAAATGGTGCGGCAGCGCTTATGGTGGATGGTAGAGCCAGAGACATGCAAGAGGGCATTGAGATGATGCGAGATGCCATTGCAAGCAAAAAAGCGTGGGATAAGCTTGGCGAAATTATCAAGCTCTCATATCTTGTATGA
- the lptB gene encoding LPS export ABC transporter ATP-binding protein, with product MHTLKVQELQKVIKKTEIIKGVSLDVKSGEVVGLLGPNGAGKTTVFYMICGLIEPSAGTIYFDNQDVTQMPLHVRAKLGIGYLPQESSIFKDLSVEENIMLAAEIVYPNNEDAMKRVEELLNLLNIEPIRKRNGVSLSGGERRRCEIARSLVLKPKFLLLDEPFAGVDPIAVADIQAIVQELAKLDIGVLITDHNVRETLAICDRAYVLKDGALLASGSSEEVAQNKLVKTYYLGEDFRF from the coding sequence ATGCATACGCTTAAAGTTCAAGAATTACAAAAAGTTATTAAAAAAACAGAAATTATTAAGGGTGTTTCGCTCGATGTTAAAAGTGGCGAAGTCGTAGGCCTTTTAGGCCCCAATGGTGCTGGTAAAACAACAGTCTTTTACATGATCTGTGGTCTCATTGAGCCAAGTGCTGGAACTATTTATTTTGACAATCAAGATGTAACACAAATGCCTTTACATGTAAGAGCAAAACTAGGCATTGGTTACCTTCCTCAAGAATCAAGTATCTTTAAAGATCTCAGTGTTGAAGAGAACATCATGCTTGCGGCAGAAATTGTTTATCCAAACAATGAAGATGCTATGAAGCGTGTGGAAGAACTCTTAAATTTGCTCAATATTGAGCCAATTCGTAAACGAAATGGTGTGAGTCTGAGTGGTGGTGAGAGACGTCGTTGTGAGATTGCGCGATCATTGGTTTTAAAGCCAAAATTTCTTCTTCTTGATGAGCCTTTCGCAGGTGTTGATCCTATCGCGGTGGCAGATATTCAAGCAATCGTGCAAGAGCTTGCAAAGCTTGACATTGGTGTTTTGATTACCGATCATAATGTTCGTGAAACACTTGCCATTTGTGATCGTGCTTACGTACTTAAAGATGGAGCACTGCTAGCCAGTGGAAGCAGTGAAGAAGTCGCGCAAAATAAACTGGTGAAAACCTATTATCTTGGCGAAGATTTTAGATTTTAG
- a CDS encoding adenylosuccinate lyase, with translation MHLSLSHDMLALTIQEDSKTFYYLQNIADKNFQKKIGRKDKMIIFKEHDELVQRRYFLKLISKIYLRKTGNSEQAHIIENAVDKSIKISLLKSNQVLQKMNINLAIEDSYAVVFHMGSHNTLFASYLKSYFKDHLVRIRPKNGTITLYPNSDVTVRLLEKLLDQKELFGCFVEFSYVLEDLLAYKKSFVAKRAKRSRHNALFSLLEEYFGILGCKVEDSFEIIRRNYLALVKKYHPDSCGLYDGDLHVKYVAKFQEVQNAYEMLKMHFKHADVAKIA, from the coding sequence ATGCACCTTTCACTTTCTCATGATATGCTTGCTCTTACAATACAAGAAGATTCAAAAACATTTTATTACTTACAAAATATTGCGGATAAAAACTTTCAAAAGAAGATTGGTCGCAAAGATAAAATGATTATCTTCAAAGAGCACGATGAGTTAGTACAACGTCGCTATTTCTTAAAGCTTATCAGCAAAATCTACCTTCGCAAGACAGGAAACAGTGAACAAGCCCATATTATTGAAAATGCGGTTGACAAAAGCATCAAAATATCCCTTCTCAAATCCAATCAAGTACTCCAAAAAATGAATATAAACCTTGCTATTGAAGACAGCTATGCTGTTGTCTTTCATATGGGTTCACACAACACACTTTTTGCATCGTATCTTAAAAGCTATTTTAAGGATCATTTAGTAAGAATTCGTCCTAAAAATGGCACGATTACACTCTACCCAAACTCTGACGTGACCGTTCGCCTTTTAGAAAAACTACTGGATCAAAAAGAGCTCTTTGGCTGTTTTGTAGAATTTTCGTATGTCTTGGAAGATTTATTAGCCTATAAAAAGAGTTTTGTGGCAAAACGTGCAAAACGAAGCCGTCATAATGCCCTCTTCTCTCTGCTTGAAGAGTACTTTGGTATTCTTGGTTGTAAAGTTGAAGACTCTTTTGAGATTATTCGTAGAAATTACCTTGCATTGGTTAAAAAATACCATCCAGATAGTTGTGGTTTGTACGATGGAGATTTACATGTAAAGTATGTGGCAAAGTTTCAAGAGGTTCAAAATGCCTACGAAATGCTCAAAATGCACTTCAAACATGCGGATGTTGCTAAAATCGCTTAG
- a CDS encoding arginyltransferase: MTPFSRMIEFSTLETKCSYLDGCKTRMEYKYIESATMELNQALIERGWRRFGHYYSRPQCHNCKSCLSLRIDIKNYAFSRSAKRAFKKAEGLRYVIQSPTISTEHLELYDKYHRFMEQKRGWQYYNLKPQSYHELYVSGAHNFGKEVLYFHDDKLIGVDLIDFLDDGISSIYFYYDPDFEKLSLGRLSIYEQIILAKEYDLDWIYLGYYVENCQSLKYKALYAPYQILQGNPSLDEDAIWI, from the coding sequence ATGACACCCTTCTCACGCATGATTGAATTTTCAACCTTAGAAACAAAATGCTCCTATCTTGATGGCTGCAAAACACGTATGGAATATAAGTACATCGAAAGTGCAACGATGGAGCTTAATCAAGCTTTAATAGAACGAGGTTGGAGACGCTTTGGCCACTACTATTCACGTCCACAATGCCATAATTGCAAATCGTGTTTAAGCCTTCGCATTGATATTAAAAACTACGCTTTTTCACGCTCTGCGAAACGTGCTTTTAAAAAAGCAGAAGGCCTTCGTTACGTCATTCAATCTCCTACTATTAGTACAGAGCACCTAGAACTTTACGATAAATACCACCGTTTTATGGAGCAAAAACGCGGCTGGCAATACTACAATCTCAAGCCACAAAGCTATCATGAACTCTATGTGAGTGGTGCACATAATTTCGGTAAAGAAGTGCTCTATTTTCATGACGATAAACTCATCGGCGTTGATTTGATTGATTTTTTAGATGATGGCATCTCGTCGATTTATTTTTACTATGATCCTGATTTTGAAAAGCTTTCCTTAGGGCGTCTGTCCATTTATGAACAGATCATTCTGGCTAAAGAGTATGATCTAGATTGGATCTATCTGGGCTATTATGTAGAAAACTGTCAAAGCCTCAAATACAAAGCTTTGTATGCCCCATATCAGATACTTCAAGGCAATCCGAGCCTTGATGAAGATGCCATTTGGATCTAA